From Verrucomicrobiaceae bacterium, one genomic window encodes:
- a CDS encoding alanine racemase produces MERIGVHCDSASKSCWRPLSLKNVAVLVFAPICDFGRGGAFRAEEQLARFHEVLDFYPQTQLTDAAAAYREFRGILNLPQSHLDLVRPGIMLHGVYPSRAIRSRCRQPVLSWRSQVVFSKVVLPGHPVSLRRHLQSDHPCGVTVRGGLRGWLLPCAIESRPGGHPW; encoded by the coding sequence ATGGAGCGGATCGGCGTGCATTGTGATAGCGCTTCGAAAAGCTGCTGGAGGCCTCTGAGCCTGAAAAACGTCGCCGTACTGGTATTTGCTCCCATTTGCGACTTCGGACGCGGAGGAGCTTTTCGCGCAGAGGAGCAGTTGGCGCGATTTCACGAGGTACTCGATTTTTACCCCCAAACACAGCTTACCGACGCCGCAGCGGCATATCGCGAATTCCGCGGCATTTTGAATTTGCCGCAGAGTCACCTGGATCTGGTGAGGCCTGGAATCATGCTTCATGGCGTGTATCCATCGCGTGCGATACGCAGTCGGTGCAGGCAACCGGTGCTGAGTTGGCGCTCGCAGGTGGTTTTTTCCAAAGTGGTGCTGCCAGGGCATCCCGTGAGCTTGCGGAGGCACCTTCAGAGCGATCACCCGTGCGGAGTGACGGTGCGCGGTGGGCTACGGGGATGGCTACTTCCGTGCGCTATCGAATCGCGGCCAGGTGGTCATCCGTGGTGA